GGGCCGTTGCGCCGGACCGCCGCTCACCGTGTCGACCACCAACGTCACCAGCAGGAAGCCGAGGCTGACCAGAATCAGCCCCTTGAGCGCCCCGAAGCCGAATCCCAGCGCGCGATCGACCGGCCCGAGCAGCCCGCTGCGCACGCGCGACCCGATCGCGTTCGCCACCAGCCGCCCGCCGAAGAAGGTGATTCCCGCGATCAGCGCGAAGGCGAGCACCGCGGCGCCCTGCACCGTCCCCACCGCCCCCGCCAGCATCGCGGCCAGCGGCGTGTGGAGGAACTTCAGCGCCACCACCACGAACAGCCACGCCATCAGCGACAGCACTTCGGTGACGAAGCCGCGCATCACCCCCAGCACCGCCGCGCCGCCCACGGCGATCAGCACGATGATATCGATCGCGGTCAGTCCCATGCCCGTCCTGCCTTTGCCCAGTCAGGCTCATACCGCCCGTGCGGGACTTGTCGAAGCCCGTTTTGCCGCGAACCGTCGCAATATCGAATTTCGATAATATCGATTGACGATACGCCTGAGTGAGTATATCGATATTCGATATCGAGCATATTGGAGGTCGATATGAATGCCGTTCGAGACCGTGATCCGCTGCTGGCGATCACCCAGTTCCTGCTGCGCCTGGGCATCGGCCTGATCGCGCTCGCCGCCGTCATCGTGGCGTTCGCTCTCGTCGCGCTGATTCTCGTCCCCGACCAGCAGCTCCTCCCCCGCCTCTCGGCCGAGGGGACCCGGTGGTGGGTGGTCGCCGCCGTGGCGGTGAGCCTCGTCCTGCTCACGCTCTATCTGTTCTTCACGCTCAACCTCAGCCGGATCGTCGCCACCGTCGGCACCGGCGACCCCTTCCGGCCGGAGAATGCCGACCGGCTCGACCGCATGGCGTGGCTGACGCTCGGCAGCCAGGGCTGCCTGCTCGTGCTCGCCCCGCTGGTCGGGGTGATCGCGAGCCGGATCGACGAGCTGCGCGGCGATTTCGACCTTGGGCTCGACGGTTTCGTCATGGCGCTGGTGCTGTTCATCCTCGCCCGCGTCTTCCGCCACGGCACCGCGATGCGCGACGATCTCGAGGGGACGGTGTGATGGCGATCACCGTGTTGCTCGACGATCTGCTGATCGAACGGCGGATGACCCTCACCGAGTTTGCCGAGCGGATCGACCTGACCCTCGCCAACGCCTCGATCCTCAAAACCGGCAAGGCCAGGGCGATCCGTTTCTCGACGCTGGAGGCGATGTGCCGCGTGCTGGAGTGCCAGCCCGGCGACCTGCTGCGCTACGAGCCGGACGCTTGAACCCCGCCCGGACGGTCCTACGTGACCACCCGACGGCCACATCCTCCTCCCTGCCGCATGCAGGCATCAGGTCCGGGACGGCCCGGCAGCTGCACCAGGGGAGCTGGTGGAGGGGTAATCTCCACTCGCGGGCCGGTTCGTTTGTGGCAACTACCCCTCCACCGCCTGTGGCGGTCCCCCTCCGGGGGAGGAATGAGATGCCGTTACCGCCCCAGCATATGCTCGACGAAGCCGCCGAGGTTCTTGAACCCGGTCAGCGCCATCGTGCCTTCCTTGGGCTGGCTCGCCGGCACCAGCGCACGCGTAAAGCCGAGCTTGCCGGCCTCCTTGAGCCGCAGCGCGCCATGCGCGACCGGACGCACTTCGCCCGACAGCGCGATCTCGCCGAACGCCACCGCGTCGGCCGCGACCGGCCGTTCGGACAGCGCCGAGACCAAAGCCGCGGCGACCGCCATGTCCGCCGCCGGATCCTGCACACGATAGCCGCCGGCGATGTTCAAATAGACCTCGCTGGTCGAGAAGCTGAGGCCACAACGCGCCTCCAGTACCGCGAGGATCATCGCCAGCCGCCCCGAGTCCCAGCCCACCACCGCGCGCCGCGGCGTCGCGCCGCTCGCCAGCCGCACCACCAATGCCTGGATCTCGACCAGCACCGGCCGCGTCCCTTCCATCGCCGGGAACACCACCGTCCCGGTCACGCTCTCGTCGCGGCTGGTGAGGAACAGCGAGGAGGGGTTGCCGACCTCCGCCAGCCCGCCGGTCTCCATCGCGAACACGCCGATCTCGTCGGTCCCGCCGAAGCGGTTCTTGGTCGCGCGCAGGATGCGATACTGGTGGCTGCGCTCGCCCTCGAACGCCAGCACGGTATCGACCATATGCTCGAGCACGCGCGGCCCCGCGAGGCTGCCGTCCTTGGTGACGTGCCCCACCAGCACCACCGCGGTGCCACGTTCCTTGGCGAAGCGGATCAGCTCCTGCGCCGATGCGCGCACCTGGCTCACCGTGCCGGGCGCGCCCTCGATCAAGTCGCTGTGCATCGTCTGGATCGAGTCGATGATCAGCAGCCGCGGCGGCGCCCCGCCGCCCAGCGTGGTCAGGATATCGCGCACCGATGTCGCCGCCGCCAACTGCACCGGCGCATTGCCCAGCCCCAGCCGCCGCGCGCGCAGCCGCACCTGATTGGCCGCCTCCTCGCCCGAAACATAGGCGACGCCAAGGCCTTGCAGCGCCATCTTGGCAGCGGCCTGCAACAGCAAGGTCGACTTGCCGATCCCCGGATCGCCGCCGATCAGCGTCGCCGACGCCTCGACGAAGCCGCCGCCGAGCGCGCGGTCGAGTTCGGCGATTCCGGTCGGCATGCGATCGGGCAGCGGCACCTCAGCGTCGAGCCCGGAGAGCGAGATCATCCGCCCGCCGCCCTGCAGATTATGCTTGGCCTGGAACACCGTAACCACCGCGCCGGCATCCTCGACCAGCGTGTTCCACTCGCCGCAATCGACGCATTGCCCCGCCCATTTGGACGAGACCGATCCGCATTGCTGGCAGACATAGCGCTTCTGGAGTTTGGCCATCGCCGACCGCCTAGCAGAAACGGAACGATTCAGGAACGGTATTTCGCTTCCATCATCTTGCGCCAGCGGTTCTGCAGCGCCGCCGGACGATCGGGATAGCGCTCCTCACGGAACGCAGCGGTCTCGATCCGGTCGATGCGGAAGCTGCGGAAATCCTGGCGCAGCTCGCACCAGGCGAAGACCATGCGCACCGCGTCACGATAGCCGACCAGGAACGGCCAGATGGTGCGCTGCGAGCGCCGCCCCTCGCCGTCGCCATAGTCGAGGTCGAGCTTCATCCCGCGCCGGCACCACAACCGCAATTGCGCCATGTCGAGCGGCTCGACCGGCTCCTCCCAGCGCGGGGGCGCCGCCACCACGGGTTCGAGCACGAGGGCCCGCAGATTCTCGGGCACGGTCGCGGCGAGCTTGGCGATCAAATCCTCCGCCGCCCGCGATAATTCCCGGTCGCCCTGCGCCTTGACCCATTGCGCGCCGAGCACCGCCGCCTCGACCTCGTCGGTGGTCAGCATCAGCGGCGGCAGGTCGAACCCGCCGTCGAGCACATAGCCGATCCCCGCCTCACCGCGGATCGGCACGCGCTGCGCCATCAGCGTGGCGATGTCGCGATAGATGGTGCGCTTGGAGGTCTCCAGCTCCTCGGCAATCACCTCGGCGGTCACCGGCTTGTTGTGCCGCCGCAGCAGCTGGATGATCTGGAACAGGCGGTCGGCGCGGCGCATGGGTTAGATACCTTCCTACTCGATCGTCACCCCGGCCTCGTGCCGGGGTCCACCGGGCGGCACTCGATGCGCGAGCGGCTTGATTGCATCGCACTCGGCAACGTGGATCCCGGCACAAGGCCGGGATGACGGGAATTCAAAGTGCTCCGCATCTCCACCTCGATGTTCGTGAACTTAGTGCCATGCTGCTGACAGCATGTTGGCAGCAGCATGGCAGTAGTCAATGTCTCGACGGCAGCGACTTACCGCCCGCCGGACAGGAGGACCGGACCCATGCTTACTTTCTATCACGCCCCCGAAACCCGCTCGGGCCGCACCATGTGGCTGCTGGAGGAGAGCGGCCTCCCGTTCGAGACGCGCTACGTCAACGTCCAGCGCGCCGACGGCAGCGGCGCGTTCGACCCCGCCAATGTCCACCCCGACGGCAAGGTGCCGGCGATCGTCCATGACGGCGTGGTCATCTCTGAAAGCTATGCCATCGCCGTCTATGTCGCCGATCTCGCAACCGACTCCGGCCTCGGCGCCCCGGTCGGCTCGGCCGAGCGCGGCCCCTTCCTTGCCTGGCTGATGTGGCTCGCGACCGAGCTCGAGCCGGCGATCTTCATGCGCCTCTATGGCGGCGCCGAGGGCAATCCGATGGCCGAGAAGTCCTACCGCCAGGTCGTCCGGCGTCTCGAGCTCGCGCTCGCCAACGGGCCGTATCTGATGGGCCACCGCTTCACCGCGGTCGACGTCATGGCGGGCTCGACCGTCGCCTGGGCGCGCCACGTCTTCCCCGAAAGCGCCGAGATCGACGCCTGGCTCGCGCGTATCGCCGACCGCCCGGCGCACCAGCGCGCGTGCGAGAATGATGCGGAGCTGGTGGCGGCGTAAACAATGGCCCTCTCCCCTTGATAGGGGAGAGGGATAGCGCAGCTTGGCAGCTTGCTGCCTAGCGGAGGTTGGGTGAGGGGTAGAGCGGTGCGCCGCACCGCGCGGAGCTTTGCTCCGCACACCCCTCATCCAGCTCCGACTAAGGCCTTGCTACGCAAGACCTAAGTCTGCGCAACCCTCTCCCCTGAAGGGGCGAGGCAATGAAGATGCCTATCCCTTCGCCGTCACCACCAGCCCGCGCTGCACGGCCGGCCGCGCCAGCCCCCGCTCGAGCCAGGCAGCGACGTTGGTGAAGGCATCGAACCCGACCAGCTCGCGCGCCTCGTAGAAGCCGATCAGGTTGCGCACCCAGCCGAGCGAGGCGATGTCGGCGATCGAATAGTCGCCCATGATCCACTCGCGGCCTTCGAGACGGCCATCCAGAACGCCCAGCAACCGCCTGGACTCGTTGACGTAACGCTCGAGCGGTCGCTTGTCCTCGATCTCCCGGCCGGCGAATTTGTGGAAGAAGCCGAGTTGCCCGAACATCGGCCCGATCCCGCCCATCTGCCACATCAGCCACGCGATCGTCTCGTAGCGCTGCGCCGGATCGAGGAACTGGCCCGTCTTCTCGGCGAGGTAGATCAGGATCGCCCCACTCTCGAACAGCGCCTGCGGGCGCCCGTCCGGCCCGTCGGGATCGATCATCGCCGGGATCTTGCCGTTGGGGTTGAGGCTCAGGAATTCGGGGGTCTTCTGGTCGTCGACCGTGATGTCGACGAGGTGCGGCTCATAGGGCAGCCCGGTCTCCTCCAGCATGATCCCCGCCTTCACCCCGTTCGGCGTGTTAAGCGAATAGAGCTGGATGCGGTCGGGATGCTGCGCCGGCCAGCGGCGGGTGATCGGGAACTGCGACAGATCGGTCATTGGGGCGCCTCCTGCTTTGAGGCGGCGACATAGTAACGCCGCAATCGCCGCGCTATGGGCGCACCGATGAATCCGACCGACCTTCGTGTCGCCCTGTTCAGCGGCAACTATAATTATGTCCGCGACGGCGCGAATCAGGCGCTGAACAAACTCGTCCGCCATCTGCTCGACCGCGGCGTGCAGGTGCGCGTCTACTCGCCGACGACCAATACGCCCGCCTTCGCGCCGGAGGGCGATCTGGTCAGCGTCCCCGCCTGGCCCGTCCCCGGCGGGCGCGGCGAATACAAGATCGCGCTCGGCCTGCCCAAGGGGCCGCGCGCCGATCTCGAGGCGTTCAAGCCCAATCTCGTCCACGTCTCGGCGCCCGAATTCCTCGGCCACGCCGCCATCGCCTGGGCGCGCGATCGCGGCGTCCCGGCGGTCGCCTCGCTCCACACGCGGTTCGAGACCTATCCGCGCTATTACGGCATCGGCTTCCTCGAGCCCTGGCTGATCCGCCGCCTCACCCGCTTCTACAACAAGTTCGACCGCGTCGTGGTGCCCGGCAACTCGATCGCCGATCTGATCAAGGACTGGGGCGTCATCACGCCAATCAGCATCTGGTCGCGCGGCGTCGATCACGCGCGCTTCAACCCGGGTCGCCGCGACGATGCCTGGCGCCGCAGCCTCGGCATCCCCGACGACGTCGCGGCGATCGGCTTCCTCGGCCGGCTCGTGCTGGAAAAGGGCCTCGACATCTTCGCCGAGGTCGCGCGCGAGCTGAAGCGCCGTGACGTGCCGCACCGCATCCTGGTGATCGGCGAGGGCCCGGCGCGCGACTGGTTCGCCGAGCGCGTGCCCGACGCGATCTTCACCGGCTTCCAGTCGGGCGACGATCTCGGCCGCGCGGTCGCCGGGATGGACGTGTTCTTCAACCCGTCGATCACCGAGACCTTCGGCAACGTGACCTCGGAAGCGATGGCGTGCGGCGTGCCCGTGGTCGCGGCCAAGGCGACCGGGGCGATGGACCTGGTCGAAGAAGGCGTGACGGGCTTCCTGGTACCGCCCCGCGCGGTCGAAGCTTATGCCGACGCGATCGAGCGCCTCGCCCGCGACGGCGCGATGCGCCGCAGCTTCGGCGCGGCCGGCCATGCCAGGATGCAGTCCCATGTCTGGGACCGCGTCAACCAGGCCGTGCTGGATGCCTATCTGGAGGTGATGGCGGCGCGCACACCCCGATAACCAACCGTCACCCCGGACTTGTTCCGGGGCCCACCGCACCGCGAGCGATGCGCAAGAGCCTCTCGCGCATCGTCAGCCGCGCGGTGGATCCCGGCACGGAGGCCGGGATGACGATGGGAATTAGCCCCACGCGTAGCTCAGCGGCGCCTCGCGGAACGCGAAGCGGTCGACATGCCGCTCGACCGCGCCCTTCAACCCTTCGAGCTGCCCCTCGGCGCTGGCGTCCACGCGGATCGCCAGCCCGTCGGGCTTCGCGTCGAGCGTGACCAGCCCGTCGCCGGGCCAGTCGGCGCCGCGCGCGTCCTTCGGGAACACGATCGTGCCATGGTCGGGCGTGAACTCGACCTTGAGATTGTGCTCCCAATGCTCGCACAGCTGCTGGAGGTAGCGGCTCGCCTTGTCCGTCTTCGCGAACCCCGTCGAACTGAACGCCATGCTTACAGCCTCTCGATCTTGCGCGCCGCCTCGTCGATGATGTCGGCGACCGCATGCAGGGTCTCCTGGCTCACCTCGCCATCGCCCAGCCGGTGCTGGAGCACCTGGCGCAGGTTGCCCATCGCGCGCCGCACCGGGCTGCCATGGCTGCGCGAGCGCATCGTGCCGATCTCGGCCAGCCGCTCCATCAGCGCCTCGACCTCTTCCTCGCGCTCGGTCAGGTGCGCCTGGCCCGCGGTGGTGATCGCGAACACCTTCTTGGCGTCGTCGCTCGCCTGCTCGGCGATCAGCTCCATGTCGGCGAGCATCGTCAGCGTCGGATAGACCACGCCCGGGCTCGGCGCATAGGCGCCGCCGGTGCGCTCCTCGATCTCGCGGATCAGGTCATAGCCGTGGCGCGGCGCTTCCTCGATCAGCTTGAGCAGGATCAGGCGCAGTTCGTCGCCCTGGAACATGCGCCGCCGTCCGCGGCCGCCGCCCATGCCGTCGGTGCGCACGTCCCATTCCACCGTGAACGGCCCCCATTGGCGCCGTCCGCGCGGACCGAACCCGCCAAACTCCATGCCCCCACGCGGCCCGCAGCCGCGATGATGTCCTCGAAACATACAATACCTTTCATATTCGAGTCGTGATGCGTCTAAGATATATCTTGAGATAGCTTGCACAAGCCCCTTCGCGAAACTTTTGGAAGTTCCTATATCGTTCCGCATGGCCGACCTGTTCGGCGGGCTGGAGTCCGCCACCGCCCCTGACGATTCCGCCCCCGGCGGCCCGCTCGCCGACCGGCTGCGTCCGCAGCGGCTCGAGGACGTCGTCGGCCAGGATCACCTCACCGGCCCCGAGGGCGCGATCGGCCGCATGGTCGCCGCGGGCAAGCTCTCGTCGATCATCCTGTGGGGGCCGCCCGGCACCGGCAAGACCACGATCGCCCGGCTGCTCGCCGACGCGGTCGGCCTGCGCTTCGTCGCGATCAGCGCGGTGTTCTCGGGTGTCGCCGATCTCAAGAAGGTGTTCGCCGAGGCCAGGGAGCACGCGAAGCTCGGCAAGCGCACCTTGCTGTTCGTGGACGAGATCCACCGCTTCAACCGCTCACAGCAGGACGGCTTCCTGCCCTTCGTCGAGGACGGCACCGTCATATTGGTCGGCGCGACCACCGAGAATCCAAGCTTCGAGCTCAACGCCGCACTGCTCAGCCGCGCGCAAGTCCTCATCCTGCGCCGCCTTGACCACGCCGCGCTCACTCAGCTGCTCGACCGCGCCGAGGCCGTGGAGGAACGCCCCCTCCCCCTAACTCCCGAAGCACGCGACGCGCTGGTCGCCAGCGCCGACGGCGACGGCCGCTTCCTGCTCAACCAGGCCGAGACCCTGTTCTCGGTGGCCTTCGAGGCGCCGCTCGACCCGGCCGCG
This is a stretch of genomic DNA from Sphingomonas sp. BT-65. It encodes these proteins:
- a CDS encoding helix-turn-helix transcriptional regulator, which produces MAITVLLDDLLIERRMTLTEFAERIDLTLANASILKTGKARAIRFSTLEAMCRVLECQPGDLLRYEPDA
- a CDS encoding YafY family protein encodes the protein MRRADRLFQIIQLLRRHNKPVTAEVIAEELETSKRTIYRDIATLMAQRVPIRGEAGIGYVLDGGFDLPPLMLTTDEVEAAVLGAQWVKAQGDRELSRAAEDLIAKLAATVPENLRALVLEPVVAAPPRWEEPVEPLDMAQLRLWCRRGMKLDLDYGDGEGRRSQRTIWPFLVGYRDAVRMVFAWCELRQDFRSFRIDRIETAAFREERYPDRPAALQNRWRKMMEAKYRS
- a CDS encoding replication-associated recombination protein A, producing the protein MADLFGGLESATAPDDSAPGGPLADRLRPQRLEDVVGQDHLTGPEGAIGRMVAAGKLSSIILWGPPGTGKTTIARLLADAVGLRFVAISAVFSGVADLKKVFAEAREHAKLGKRTLLFVDEIHRFNRSQQDGFLPFVEDGTVILVGATTENPSFELNAALLSRAQVLILRRLDHAALTQLLDRAEAVEERPLPLTPEARDALVASADGDGRFLLNQAETLFSVAFEAPLDPAALGDFLQRRVAVYDKDREGHYNLISALHKSIRGSDPQAALYYLARMLTAGEEPLYVLRRLTRAAVEDVGLADPNALTQCIAAKDTYEFLGSPEGELAIAQACLYLATAPKSNAAYTAQKAAWRSAKETGSLMPPQNILNAPTRLMKEIGYGKGYSYDHDAEGGFSGDNYWPEEMEPQTFYAPTDRGMEKRIAERMAWWDERRRELKGD
- a CDS encoding DUF2218 domain-containing protein, whose protein sequence is MAFSSTGFAKTDKASRYLQQLCEHWEHNLKVEFTPDHGTIVFPKDARGADWPGDGLVTLDAKPDGLAIRVDASAEGQLEGLKGAVERHVDRFAFREAPLSYAWG
- a CDS encoding glutathione S-transferase family protein, with amino-acid sequence MLTFYHAPETRSGRTMWLLEESGLPFETRYVNVQRADGSGAFDPANVHPDGKVPAIVHDGVVISESYAIAVYVADLATDSGLGAPVGSAERGPFLAWLMWLATELEPAIFMRLYGGAEGNPMAEKSYRQVVRRLELALANGPYLMGHRFTAVDVMAGSTVAWARHVFPESAEIDAWLARIADRPAHQRACENDAELVAA
- the radA gene encoding DNA repair protein RadA; this encodes MAKLQKRYVCQQCGSVSSKWAGQCVDCGEWNTLVEDAGAVVTVFQAKHNLQGGGRMISLSGLDAEVPLPDRMPTGIAELDRALGGGFVEASATLIGGDPGIGKSTLLLQAAAKMALQGLGVAYVSGEEAANQVRLRARRLGLGNAPVQLAAATSVRDILTTLGGGAPPRLLIIDSIQTMHSDLIEGAPGTVSQVRASAQELIRFAKERGTAVVLVGHVTKDGSLAGPRVLEHMVDTVLAFEGERSHQYRILRATKNRFGGTDEIGVFAMETGGLAEVGNPSSLFLTSRDESVTGTVVFPAMEGTRPVLVEIQALVVRLASGATPRRAVVGWDSGRLAMILAVLEARCGLSFSTSEVYLNIAGGYRVQDPAADMAVAAALVSALSERPVAADAVAFGEIALSGEVRPVAHGALRLKEAGKLGFTRALVPASQPKEGTMALTGFKNLGGFVEHMLGR
- a CDS encoding DUF2975 domain-containing protein; protein product: MNAVRDRDPLLAITQFLLRLGIGLIALAAVIVAFALVALILVPDQQLLPRLSAEGTRWWVVAAVAVSLVLLTLYLFFTLNLSRIVATVGTGDPFRPENADRLDRMAWLTLGSQGCLLVLAPLVGVIASRIDELRGDFDLGLDGFVMALVLFILARVFRHGTAMRDDLEGTV
- a CDS encoding PadR family transcriptional regulator, with amino-acid sequence MEFGGFGPRGRRQWGPFTVEWDVRTDGMGGGRGRRRMFQGDELRLILLKLIEEAPRHGYDLIREIEERTGGAYAPSPGVVYPTLTMLADMELIAEQASDDAKKVFAITTAGQAHLTEREEEVEALMERLAEIGTMRSRSHGSPVRRAMGNLRQVLQHRLGDGEVSQETLHAVADIIDEAARKIERL
- a CDS encoding glutathione S-transferase N-terminal domain-containing protein, which translates into the protein MTDLSQFPITRRWPAQHPDRIQLYSLNTPNGVKAGIMLEETGLPYEPHLVDITVDDQKTPEFLSLNPNGKIPAMIDPDGPDGRPQALFESGAILIYLAEKTGQFLDPAQRYETIAWLMWQMGGIGPMFGQLGFFHKFAGREIEDKRPLERYVNESRRLLGVLDGRLEGREWIMGDYSIADIASLGWVRNLIGFYEARELVGFDAFTNVAAWLERGLARPAVQRGLVVTAKG
- a CDS encoding glycosyltransferase family 1 protein; this encodes MNPTDLRVALFSGNYNYVRDGANQALNKLVRHLLDRGVQVRVYSPTTNTPAFAPEGDLVSVPAWPVPGGRGEYKIALGLPKGPRADLEAFKPNLVHVSAPEFLGHAAIAWARDRGVPAVASLHTRFETYPRYYGIGFLEPWLIRRLTRFYNKFDRVVVPGNSIADLIKDWGVITPISIWSRGVDHARFNPGRRDDAWRRSLGIPDDVAAIGFLGRLVLEKGLDIFAEVARELKRRDVPHRILVIGEGPARDWFAERVPDAIFTGFQSGDDLGRAVAGMDVFFNPSITETFGNVTSEAMACGVPVVAAKATGAMDLVEEGVTGFLVPPRAVEAYADAIERLARDGAMRRSFGAAGHARMQSHVWDRVNQAVLDAYLEVMAARTPR
- a CDS encoding CvpA family protein; amino-acid sequence: MGLTAIDIIVLIAVGGAAVLGVMRGFVTEVLSLMAWLFVVVALKFLHTPLAAMLAGAVGTVQGAAVLAFALIAGITFFGGRLVANAIGSRVRSGLLGPVDRALGFGFGALKGLILVSLGFLLVTLVVDTVSGGPAQRPDWMTQSRTYPLLNATSASIAEFVDRRRRGEPVFGNESDGDGLANEAVGDTSGE